The sequence CGCAGAAACCGGTCGAGGAACGATCCGGCCTGGACGGTTCCGATCCAGGGTATCGTGTAATCACGCACCCCAACCGCATCGCCGGGTGGGAGATACGGCAGCCCGGCATTTTTAGCCAGGACTGAGAAGAGCAGGATAGCGAAGATACCGAAGACAAAGCTGGGGAGTGAGGCGCCAATAAAAGCAACCGTTGTCATCACATAATCGAAGCGCGAATACTGCCTGACCGCCGAATACACTCCGATTGGTATGGCGATCAAGATTGACAGTAAAATAGAGGCACCCATCAAATAGAGCGTATACGGTAGGCGGGTCATAATCAAATCAGTGACCGGACGCCCACGAAGCATCACCTGCGACATCCCAAAGTCACCGAAGACGATACCCCGACTCACCTTTCGACCTTCGAGATCGGCCATAGTCACCGGTACTTCACAACCCTCTTCGACCACCTCTACCCGACCATCAGGGTAACGTAGTCGTACCTGCCCTGGGACGGAACAGCCCACTTGCCAATCGGCACCAATTCCACCGGGCAACGGCCCGGCTGGCCAGCCAATGAGCCAACGGGTGAAACGAAATGGCAAATAGATATCCAATTCAAAACGTTCGCGCACGCGGCGAATATCGTCTTCTGAAATTCGATTTTGACCAGTATTTTGCCGCTCTGCCAGCAATTGATCAATCGGCCCGCCTGGTACAAGGTATAACATGCCATACGAACAGATGGCTGCTACCAATGCAACAAGTAACATTTGTAAGAAGCGGCGGGCAAGGTAACCTGCCATACGAGTACTCCTCAGATGTGGAAATAAACCTGTCACGTCTACCGACGTGGATCATTATTATAGTACAGATAGCATGGCGATGGGCAACGAAACTGCCCACCGCCATCCTGTTTCCGTTCAGATAACGATTACTTGGTGAAGAGGTTCATATCAATGTGCTCCCAGGTCGGGCTGGCAACGACGAAGGCCTGAATCTTACCTTCCTTACCTGCTTCGATCACTGTTTGCACTTCAGCACCAGCACCTAGTGTCTCGCTACCCAACACGTCCACCTCACCGGTCAGCAACTGTGCCACGGCCTGGTTAGTGTCGGCGATGAACTTAATGATCACCCTCTTGACCTTGACCTCACCCTTGTAGTAATTGGGGTTCGCCTCAAAGGTCATGCTCTGGCCCTTAACCCACTCCTTGAGGACGTAGGGGCCATTGCTCAGCGGGCGCTCGATGATCTCGGGCAAGGTCTGCCACTCGGCTGCCGGAACATCGGCCAGCTTGCGACCATCGCTCAAGACCTGATGCGACGGATATGCTCCCAGACCGGCGCCAGCGTAGTAGGTCGGCCACTGCACACCGGGGTGGAAGGTAACGGTGTACTCGGTGTCGCTCTTGAAGTCAATGCTCTTGATCGAGTTGCAGTAGGTGAGCGACGTAGCGCCCGAATCAGGATCACAGTTAATCTTGTAAGCCAGCTCGAAGTCAGCCTTCTTCAGCGGCTCACCATCTTCCCACTTGATACCCGAAATCCACTTGTCGGTGACGGTCAATTGCTTCATCTTGACCGTACCACCCTGATAGGTGATCGTCTCGCCATCGGCAGTGGTGATCTCAACACCCGGCGCCAGCGGCACCGCCTCACCGTCGGTATTCCAGACGATGTCGCCTTCCTTGACTTCTACATCAACATTGGTAGCGCGGCCACTTTCGATGGTTGAGAGACCATCCAGACCCACCGGCTGGTAGTCGTAGTCATAGCTGGTCGTTGCCGGAACACCGAGCAGATTCGAAGCAACCCGCTGTACGGCAGCACTCTCGATCAGGCTCCACATCGTTTGTGGCTCTTGAGTGAAGCCCAACACAAGCGTATCGCCCTCGGTCAACTCCCACTCATCGGCGTTCGCAGTGTAGTACTCGGTTGGGTTCGGCTTGAAGTTCTTGAGCCGGTTGGTCGCGGCATACGCCTCTAGCCGGTTGAAGAGCGGCAGGCTCACCATATCTTTGGTGAATTCCTCCTGCACGATGGCGTACTGGCGAATACGCTCGGCCCGATCAAGGGTATTGTTGGCAGCAATAATCGCCCGGCTGGCCCGCTCATTGCACCAACCCATGTAGTTTTGACCCTCCCAGTTGTTAGAGGGGAGCGGAATCTGATTACAGGCGTAGAGCGTCTGACCACCGGGATCGGCCTGACCAACCCAAGCGAAGGCGCCCAGCTCGAAATCGCGGCGCCGCAAACCGGTGCTGCTGCCGAACCACCATGAGGCTGGCGCATACGTCGGAATAATCTGGATACCACATGCCTGCATCTGGCGGATAAAGACAG comes from Chloroflexus sp. Y-396-1 and encodes:
- a CDS encoding ABC transporter permease, which encodes MAGYLARRFLQMLLVALVAAICSYGMLYLVPGGPIDQLLAERQNTGQNRISEDDIRRVRERFELDIYLPFRFTRWLIGWPAGPLPGGIGADWQVGCSVPGQVRLRYPDGRVEVVEEGCEVPVTMADLEGRKVSRGIVFGDFGMSQVMLRGRPVTDLIMTRLPYTLYLMGASILLSILIAIPIGVYSAVRQYSRFDYVMTTVAFIGASLPSFVFGIFAILLFSVLAKNAGLPYLPPGDAVGVRDYTIPWIGTVQAGSFLDRFLRFLMLCGVLTFINIAGWSRFVRGSMLEVLSLDYVRTARAKGVAERVVILKHALRNSLIPFVTLLAGILVALFSGALITETVFNWPGIGRLFIDALGRNDYNVVMALLIINVVLLLIGILIVDILYTVVDPRIRLT
- a CDS encoding ABC transporter substrate-binding protein; its protein translation is MVSFTKRAVAIVMVMAMIIPILAACGGGAAQPQVIRETVVVVQTAEPVRETVVETVVVTEAVAPEPYTTPHPILSDIRVRQAIAYCTNRPELIASVYPYLTPEQQQELLMDTFLPKAHWAAAKENITVYPFDPEKGKQLLEEAGWTGSPIRSNANGEPLSLSFTTTNAQFRQTWSAVFIRQMQACGIQIIPTYAPASWWFGSSTGLRRRDFELGAFAWVGQADPGGQTLYACNQIPLPSNNWEGQNYMGWCNERASRAIIAANNTLDRAERIRQYAIVQEEFTKDMVSLPLFNRLEAYAATNRLKNFKPNPTEYYTANADEWELTEGDTLVLGFTQEPQTMWSLIESAAVQRVASNLLGVPATTSYDYDYQPVGLDGLSTIESGRATNVDVEVKEGDIVWNTDGEAVPLAPGVEITTADGETITYQGGTVKMKQLTVTDKWISGIKWEDGEPLKKADFELAYKINCDPDSGATSLTYCNSIKSIDFKSDTEYTVTFHPGVQWPTYYAGAGLGAYPSHQVLSDGRKLADVPAAEWQTLPEIIERPLSNGPYVLKEWVKGQSMTFEANPNYYKGEVKVKRVIIKFIADTNQAVAQLLTGEVDVLGSETLGAGAEVQTVIEAGKEGKIQAFVVASPTWEHIDMNLFTK